The Lycium ferocissimum isolate CSIRO_LF1 chromosome 1, AGI_CSIRO_Lferr_CH_V1, whole genome shotgun sequence genome includes a region encoding these proteins:
- the LOC132034946 gene encoding uncharacterized protein LOC132034946 gives MNNYHSRRILTLEESSRKRKDRDTFYSSSSSSRPSNSLTAVSNASVTTSFSKAEPNNQKMPNPVLAGYMAYEFLTKGTLLGQKFDPARAKAVPVNALAEPVKKRKTEPGRNGKVKQPSQSYDELASLLRSDGTHIPGIVNPSQLAQWIQM, from the coding sequence ATGAATAATTATCACTCACGTCGAATCTTAACACTTGAGGAGTCATCACGCAAACGAAAAGACCGAGACACGTTttattcttcttcctcttcatcaAGACCGTCAAATTCACTAACGGCTGTTAGTAATGCTAGTGTTACGACGTCGTTTAGCAAAGCCGAGCCGAATAATCAAAAAATGCCTAATCCAGTTTTAGCTGGTTATATGGCTTATGAGTTTTTAACAAAAGGGACTTTATTGGGTCAAAAGTTTGACCCGGCTCGAGCTAAAGCTGTTCCTGTGAACGCTTTAGCCGAGCCGGTCAAGAAGCGAAAAACCGAGCCGGGTAGGAACGGGAAGGTGAAGCAGCCGAGCCAGAGTTATGATGAGTTGGCGAGTTTGTTGAGGAGTGATGGGACCCACATTCCTGGGATTGTTAATCCTAGTCAGCTGGCACAGTGGATTCAGATGTGA